One genomic segment of Rivularia sp. PCC 7116 includes these proteins:
- a CDS encoding helix-turn-helix transcriptional regulator, with amino-acid sequence MRFLYHPEQKNISLAGVLYALGDPVRLEIVRQLAKKKEQCCGDFDFAIAKSTMSNHFKILRESGVVLTRKEGTQHINTLRTEDLEELFPGLLEAVLNSAQPFVIAQEAVKQTV; translated from the coding sequence ATGAGATTTCTTTATCATCCAGAGCAAAAAAATATATCTTTAGCCGGAGTGCTTTACGCTTTAGGGGACCCCGTCAGATTGGAGATTGTGCGACAGTTAGCAAAGAAAAAAGAGCAATGCTGTGGAGACTTTGATTTTGCGATCGCGAAGTCAACAATGTCGAACCACTTCAAGATATTGCGGGAGTCGGGAGTGGTGTTGACTCGTAAAGAAGGAACTCAACACATCAACACTCTGCGAACTGAAGATTTAGAGGAATTATTTCCAGGATTGCTCGAAGCAGTGTTAAATTCGGCTCAACCATTTGTAATTGCACAAGAAGCAGTTAAACAAACTGTATGA
- a CDS encoding sulfate/molybdate ABC transporter ATP-binding protein, producing MGIVVENACKQFGSFKAVDNVNLEIKSGSLVALLGPSGSGKSTLLRLIAGLEMPDSGKIWLTGKDATYQSVQERNIGFVFQHYALFKHMTVRKNIAFGLEIRKASKAKIKTRVNELLDLVQLSGLGDRYPSQLSGGQRQRVALARALAVEPKVLLLDEPFGALDARVRKDLRAWLRRLHDEVHVTTVFVTHDQEEAMEVSDEIVVMNKGQVEQIGTPAEIYDHPATAFVMSFIGPVNVLPSTSGIFQRNGFDSPQTEMFLRPQDVIVETSPNGTTVPARVSRLIHLGWEIQAELTLDDGQVVTAHLTRDRFDELNLEPQQRVYVKPKDAKSFPLYYSI from the coding sequence GTGGGCATAGTAGTTGAAAACGCGTGCAAGCAATTTGGCAGTTTTAAAGCTGTTGATAACGTCAACTTGGAAATTAAAAGCGGTTCGCTGGTGGCTTTATTGGGACCTTCTGGTTCGGGGAAGTCTACTCTGCTACGACTAATTGCGGGTTTGGAAATGCCTGACAGCGGAAAAATTTGGTTAACTGGCAAGGATGCTACATACCAAAGCGTACAAGAGCGAAACATTGGTTTTGTGTTTCAACATTATGCTCTTTTCAAGCATATGACAGTACGGAAAAATATTGCCTTTGGCTTAGAAATTCGTAAAGCTTCAAAAGCGAAAATCAAGACTAGGGTGAATGAATTATTAGATTTAGTGCAATTAAGCGGACTAGGAGACAGATATCCGTCGCAGCTTTCCGGTGGACAAAGGCAGAGAGTTGCATTAGCCAGAGCTTTAGCGGTAGAACCAAAAGTATTGCTTTTAGATGAACCTTTTGGGGCGCTTGATGCCAGAGTCCGTAAAGATTTACGCGCTTGGTTGCGAAGATTGCACGATGAAGTCCACGTTACCACAGTATTCGTCACCCACGACCAAGAGGAAGCAATGGAAGTATCCGACGAAATCGTGGTGATGAATAAAGGGCAAGTCGAACAAATTGGTACGCCAGCAGAAATTTACGACCATCCCGCTACAGCGTTTGTAATGAGTTTTATTGGCCCTGTGAACGTTTTACCAAGTACCTCGGGAATATTTCAGAGAAACGGATTTGATTCCCCACAGACGGAAATGTTTTTACGTCCCCAGGATGTAATTGTTGAGACTTCACCAAACGGTACAACAGTTCCCGCTAGGGTGAGTAGATTAATACATTTGGGTTGGGAAATTCAAGCAGAATTAACCTTGGATGACGGACAAGTTGTAACGGCACATTTAACGAGAGATAGATTTGATGAATTGAATTTGGAGCCGCAGCAACGGGTTTATGTGAAGCCTAAAGATGCTAAATCTTTTCCGCTTTATTATTCGATTTAA
- a CDS encoding Hsp70 family protein, with the protein MAIAIDFGTSNTVIARWNPVTQQPETLNIPELSIQQGLNPPLIPSLLYVEDASKTQFLVGQQVRNRGVDIKGDSRFFRSFKRGIGSDIQGFLPELDGRNITFEQVGEWYLQKVIEQLSSVEGGIDSLVLTVPVDSFEAYRHWLGKVCEALPVEQVRMLDEPTAAALGYGLSEEDLLLVVDFGGGTLDLSLVRLDKSVQQASRKPLGFLLKFGNKSLAEDSKQKVKTARVLAKAGQNLGGTDIDNWLTDYFAKTQDLTVSPLTTRLAEKVKIQLSTQNQASEVYFNDETFESYELELNRDTFENILQENSFFTMLDESMAQLLQQARRQGIEIADINAVLLVGGTSQIPAVQTWIKKYFDSDKIRSEQAFEAIAHGALQLAQGFEIKDFLYHSYGIRYWNRRQSRHSWHPIIKEGQPYPMNKPVELYLGASMENQPSIELIIGELGAETGGTEVYFDGDRLITRRAESSETTVKPLNDSDGARNIAQLSPAGFPGSDRVKVFLEVDDKRFLRITVEDLLTNETVLENQIVAQLS; encoded by the coding sequence ATGGCAATAGCAATCGATTTTGGCACTAGTAACACCGTCATTGCTCGCTGGAATCCAGTAACTCAGCAGCCAGAAACTTTAAATATTCCAGAATTATCTATTCAACAAGGTTTGAATCCACCGTTGATTCCTAGTTTGCTATATGTGGAAGATGCATCAAAAACACAATTTTTAGTTGGGCAACAGGTAAGGAATCGCGGTGTTGATATTAAAGGTGACTCGCGTTTTTTTCGCAGTTTTAAACGTGGGATTGGTTCGGATATTCAAGGTTTTTTACCGGAATTAGATGGACGCAATATTACTTTTGAACAAGTGGGAGAATGGTACTTACAAAAAGTAATTGAACAACTATCATCGGTTGAAGGTGGAATAGATTCTTTAGTATTAACTGTTCCTGTAGATAGCTTTGAAGCTTATCGTCACTGGCTGGGAAAGGTTTGCGAAGCGCTGCCGGTAGAACAGGTGCGAATGCTCGATGAGCCGACGGCGGCGGCTTTGGGCTATGGTTTAAGCGAAGAAGATTTGTTATTAGTGGTTGACTTTGGTGGAGGAACTTTAGATTTATCTTTAGTGCGTTTGGATAAAAGCGTGCAGCAAGCAAGTAGGAAACCATTAGGCTTTTTACTAAAATTTGGTAATAAATCTTTAGCTGAAGACTCCAAACAAAAGGTAAAAACGGCTCGGGTATTAGCAAAAGCCGGTCAAAATTTGGGTGGTACCGATATTGATAATTGGTTGACGGATTATTTCGCTAAAACTCAAGATTTAACTGTAAGTCCTTTAACAACAAGACTCGCAGAAAAAGTAAAAATTCAACTTTCAACACAAAATCAAGCCAGCGAAGTTTATTTTAACGACGAGACATTTGAAAGTTATGAATTGGAATTGAACCGCGATACATTTGAAAATATTTTGCAAGAAAACTCGTTTTTTACAATGCTTGACGAGTCGATGGCACAATTATTGCAGCAAGCACGAAGACAAGGAATAGAAATTGCAGATATTAATGCTGTGTTGCTGGTTGGTGGTACCTCGCAAATCCCCGCAGTGCAAACATGGATAAAAAAATATTTTGATTCCGATAAAATTCGCAGCGAACAAGCTTTTGAAGCCATAGCCCACGGAGCATTACAATTAGCTCAGGGTTTTGAAATCAAAGACTTTCTTTACCATAGTTACGGAATTCGTTACTGGAATCGCCGTCAAAGTCGTCATAGCTGGCATCCTATCATCAAAGAAGGGCAGCCTTACCCAATGAATAAACCAGTCGAATTATACTTGGGTGCTTCTATGGAAAATCAGCCCAGCATTGAATTGATTATCGGAGAATTAGGAGCAGAAACCGGGGGAACCGAAGTTTATTTTGATGGCGATCGCCTAATTACTCGTCGTGCAGAAAGCAGCGAAACCACGGTAAAACCATTGAATGACAGCGATGGTGCCAGAAATATTGCTCAACTAAGCCCAGCAGGATTTCCCGGCAGCGATAGAGTGAAAGTGTTTTTAGAAGTTGATGACAAAAGATTTTTAAGAATTACCGTTGAAGATTTATTAACCAATGAAACTGTTTTAGAAAATCAAATTGTGGCGCAGTTGAGTTAA
- the trxA gene encoding thioredoxin, whose amino-acid sequence MSSITNVTEATFKQEVLESEVPVLVDFWAPWCGPCRMVAPVVDEVAGEYEGQVKVVKLNTDQNPTVASHYGIRSIPTLIVFKGGRQVDTVVGAVPKTTLTKTLTQYL is encoded by the coding sequence ATGTCATCCATTACGAATGTGACAGAAGCCACCTTTAAGCAAGAAGTCCTCGAAAGCGAAGTTCCGGTGCTGGTTGACTTTTGGGCTCCTTGGTGCGGTCCTTGTCGAATGGTTGCTCCGGTGGTAGATGAAGTTGCTGGAGAATACGAAGGACAGGTAAAAGTGGTGAAATTAAACACAGACCAAAATCCCACTGTTGCCAGTCACTACGGTATTCGCAGCATTCCCACGCTGATAGTATTTAAAGGCGGTAGACAAGTCGATACGGTTGTAGGTGCAGTACCAAAAACAACCTTGACTAAGACTTTAACACAGTATCTCTAA
- a CDS encoding YkvA family protein, which produces MGIKDRFFGGSKKQADEIENPTTIDIQPSPLEETSSEAAQKGFIKQMWNKFRKDSHSEEISKVEPQTETEEVTPDIKPINRQVETENNQEANKKTNKKNRLQSLIPNFFQKNPDVSSKSSVQSTIEEAETQVINQQPVKTNSNTNHNKIKKLFSQLTQKEKEQIKTEEVLEEVEVKLEKTSNSDKIKNIFHKLVTSVNTDNIQKDIQKISEKLPSMNRGPIKEIWPKIQSLFQMVLDPKAAWTSKALAIGALLYLISPFDAIPDVIPIAGLTDDAAVIVSVVSTLAFELSKYAKQSATKGIEVAEELADIEVRKYNRIVRITLTGSIIAAILAIAVKIILKHI; this is translated from the coding sequence ATGGGAATCAAAGATAGATTTTTTGGTGGCTCTAAAAAACAAGCGGATGAAATAGAGAACCCTACAACTATAGATATCCAGCCATCACCTCTGGAAGAAACATCCTCCGAGGCAGCCCAAAAGGGTTTTATTAAGCAAATGTGGAATAAGTTCCGCAAAGACTCGCACTCGGAAGAAATATCAAAAGTAGAACCACAAACAGAAACAGAAGAAGTTACGCCAGATATAAAACCAATTAATCGCCAAGTAGAAACGGAGAATAATCAAGAAGCCAATAAAAAAACCAATAAAAAAAATAGATTGCAATCGCTTATACCAAATTTCTTCCAGAAAAATCCAGACGTTTCTAGTAAATCATCAGTTCAAAGTACGATAGAAGAAGCAGAAACGCAAGTTATTAACCAACAACCTGTAAAAACAAATTCCAATACAAACCATAATAAAATCAAAAAGCTATTTAGCCAGTTAACTCAAAAAGAAAAAGAGCAAATTAAAACAGAAGAAGTCCTTGAAGAAGTAGAAGTAAAATTAGAAAAAACAAGTAATTCTGATAAGATAAAAAATATATTTCATAAGCTAGTTACATCTGTTAATACAGATAATATTCAGAAAGATATTCAAAAAATTTCTGAGAAATTACCGTCAATGAATCGGGGACCAATAAAAGAAATTTGGCCCAAAATTCAATCATTATTCCAAATGGTTTTAGATCCCAAAGCCGCTTGGACATCAAAGGCATTAGCAATTGGAGCCTTGCTTTATCTCATCTCTCCCTTCGATGCGATTCCCGATGTAATTCCCATTGCTGGACTCACCGATGATGCTGCGGTAATCGTTTCCGTTGTTTCTACCTTAGCTTTTGAATTAAGCAAATACGCAAAACAATCAGCAACTAAAGGAATTGAAGTAGCAGAAGAACTAGCCGATATAGAAGTTCGGAAATATAACCGCATCGTTAGAATTACATTAACAGGAAGTATCATCGCTGCAATATTGGCGATCGCCGTAAAAATAATCCTCAAACACATCTAA
- the tmk gene encoding dTMP kinase has product MKGKLIVFEGVEGCGKTTQMQLCCEWLQSLSIPVVTTREPGGTELGLNLRSLLLENSKDKAISPTTELLLYAADRSQHVEQELLPNLELGKIILCDRYIDSTIAYQGYGRNLDMNLIHQLNSIATSGLKSDLTLWLDLDVEVGMARKRKSGEKADRIEQEKIEFHRRVQKGYKEQAVLSPERTLKIEAGLISEQVQKQIQQILTSKLEEWGIGNW; this is encoded by the coding sequence ATGAAAGGTAAACTAATTGTTTTTGAAGGGGTGGAGGGTTGCGGTAAAACTACACAAATGCAGCTTTGTTGTGAATGGCTGCAAAGTTTAAGTATACCCGTGGTAACAACTCGCGAACCTGGGGGAACTGAATTAGGGTTAAATCTTCGTTCCTTATTGTTAGAAAATAGCAAAGACAAAGCAATTAGTCCGACTACAGAATTATTATTATACGCTGCCGACCGTTCGCAACACGTAGAACAAGAGCTACTGCCGAACTTGGAATTAGGAAAAATTATATTGTGCGATCGCTATATTGATTCGACGATAGCCTATCAAGGATACGGTCGTAATTTAGACATGAATTTGATTCACCAACTTAATTCTATAGCCACTTCTGGATTGAAAAGCGATTTAACTTTATGGTTAGATTTAGACGTTGAGGTAGGAATGGCACGCAAACGAAAAAGCGGCGAAAAAGCAGATAGAATTGAGCAAGAAAAAATAGAATTTCATCGTCGCGTTCAAAAAGGATATAAAGAACAAGCAGTTTTATCTCCTGAAAGAACCTTAAAAATAGAAGCTGGTTTAATAAGCGAGCAAGTGCAAAAACAAATTCAGCAAATATTAACCTCTAAATTAGAAGAATGGGGAATTGGTAATTGGTAA
- a CDS encoding mechanosensitive ion channel family protein, which translates to MAIFIIWAEISLVILVFSLVNWLVSKIFKQLIKIPILSNAQTLRRNIKAVLLLCCFFLCVTIVGVNAFLIYQGENLQEYTLLLIRRIPSAFWVTIGIASLQSLGLLIVATLLNKLADYLLKRACIRAKNWEKSTADDESIVAFFGSFNRIVTTSIWLSTLIWCTQFFQVQETAIEYLFILLRIYLIVSIGLLIFKLVAVVVDSLDILSLKYSSPDNLLRFYDRLRNLVPFLKRCLETTVYVLMATLVVQQIELIADFAFWGSRIIKLIAVIFVSHVFVELAYLAVEELLLKNKNITELQRQRRLTIIPLLQSFTKYIIYFSAGILILEIFTIDPAPILAAAGLVGLAASLGAQNLINDLVSGFFILFENYYLVGDYIAAGNVEEREIEGFVEAIELRTTRVRHPNGQLQIIRNGEMGSIVNYSKNYIYAMVQVRLNYEVELERVYKIIESIGEHLKANYPEVLEPTQVDGIEEFGEYYLLLGTRTKVKPGRNLQIERLFRKMLKDAFNREEIQIPVRTHE; encoded by the coding sequence GTGGCAATCTTCATTATTTGGGCTGAAATTAGCTTGGTAATCTTAGTTTTCTCCTTAGTTAACTGGCTAGTTAGCAAGATTTTCAAGCAGTTAATCAAGATTCCTATACTGTCGAACGCCCAAACTTTACGTCGCAATATTAAAGCGGTATTGTTGCTTTGCTGCTTCTTTCTTTGTGTCACGATTGTAGGGGTAAATGCTTTTCTAATTTATCAAGGTGAAAATCTCCAGGAATATACACTCTTATTAATTCGTCGCATTCCTTCAGCCTTCTGGGTGACAATAGGAATTGCTAGCTTACAGAGTTTAGGGTTGCTAATTGTAGCCACATTATTAAATAAATTGGCTGACTATTTACTCAAACGAGCTTGTATTCGCGCCAAAAACTGGGAAAAAAGCACTGCCGACGATGAGAGCATTGTTGCTTTTTTTGGCTCTTTTAACAGAATTGTTACTACTAGCATTTGGTTATCAACTTTAATATGGTGTACCCAGTTTTTCCAAGTACAAGAAACTGCTATCGAGTATCTTTTCATCTTATTAAGGATTTATTTAATTGTTTCAATTGGATTGCTAATTTTTAAACTAGTAGCAGTAGTTGTTGACAGCTTAGATATTTTAAGCCTTAAATACTCCAGCCCTGACAACTTACTCCGCTTCTACGATAGACTCAGAAATCTTGTTCCTTTTCTCAAGCGTTGTCTGGAAACTACAGTCTATGTTTTGATGGCAACGCTAGTTGTGCAGCAGATAGAACTAATTGCCGATTTCGCATTTTGGGGTTCGAGAATAATTAAGCTAATCGCCGTTATTTTTGTCAGTCATGTTTTTGTGGAGCTAGCTTATTTAGCAGTTGAGGAGTTGCTGCTCAAAAATAAAAATATAACTGAATTGCAGAGACAGAGACGACTAACTATTATTCCTTTATTACAAAGTTTTACCAAATATATTATTTACTTTAGTGCTGGTATCTTAATTCTAGAAATTTTCACCATCGATCCGGCTCCCATTTTAGCTGCTGCTGGGCTTGTAGGTTTAGCAGCTAGTTTAGGAGCGCAAAATTTAATTAACGATTTAGTTAGTGGTTTTTTTATTCTGTTTGAAAACTACTATTTGGTAGGAGACTATATTGCAGCAGGAAATGTTGAAGAAAGAGAAATTGAAGGTTTTGTAGAAGCAATTGAACTCAGAACCACCCGAGTAAGACATCCTAACGGTCAATTACAGATTATTCGTAATGGGGAAATGGGTTCAATTGTCAACTACTCCAAAAATTATATTTATGCAATGGTGCAAGTCAGATTAAATTATGAAGTTGAATTAGAGCGGGTATATAAAATTATAGAGTCAATAGGAGAACATTTAAAAGCCAATTATCCCGAAGTACTCGAACCAACTCAGGTAGATGGAATAGAAGAATTTGGAGAATATTATTTATTATTAGGAACGAGAACAAAAGTCAAACCAGGGAGAAATCTTCAGATTGAGCGTCTTTTCCGTAAAATGCTTAAAGATGCTTTTAACCGAGAAGAAATTCAAATTCCGGTTCGTACTCACGAATGA
- a CDS encoding DNA polymerase III subunit delta' — protein MDFFAPLIGQTQAVELLKQAVAKDRIAPAYLFVGSPGIGRSLAARCFLELLFSQNNKDIAVVKSKLEKSNHPDLLWVQPSYQHQGKLFSAKEAAEKGLKRKAPPIIRLEQIREITEFLSRPPLETSRNIVILEQAETMAESAANALLKTLEEPGKATLILIAPTPDSILTTLVSRCQKIPFYCLDTAAMSQVLALSGHSEILNHPTVISIAAGSPGKAIEAYEQMQNIPLDLLRSCSQPPKTYRSALELAKQIDKALDNEAQLWLVDYLQQSYWQNLRQPIIIQQLEKTRKSLLCYAQPRLVWECMFLSLVVSR, from the coding sequence ATGGATTTCTTCGCGCCGCTTATAGGACAAACTCAAGCAGTAGAATTATTAAAACAAGCTGTTGCAAAAGATAGAATTGCGCCAGCATATTTGTTTGTAGGTTCTCCTGGAATCGGACGAAGTTTAGCTGCAAGATGCTTTTTAGAATTATTGTTTAGTCAAAATAATAAAGACATCGCTGTTGTTAAAAGCAAATTAGAAAAAAGCAATCATCCCGATTTACTTTGGGTACAGCCAAGCTATCAACATCAAGGGAAATTGTTCAGTGCAAAAGAGGCAGCAGAAAAAGGATTAAAACGGAAAGCACCACCAATAATTAGGTTAGAACAGATTCGCGAAATTACAGAATTTCTCAGCCGTCCACCTCTAGAAACATCGAGGAATATAGTAATTTTAGAGCAAGCCGAAACAATGGCAGAATCGGCAGCAAATGCTTTACTTAAAACTTTGGAAGAACCGGGAAAAGCAACGCTGATTTTAATAGCACCAACACCCGATTCTATATTGACAACTTTGGTTTCCCGCTGCCAAAAAATTCCTTTTTACTGTTTAGATACCGCAGCGATGTCTCAAGTACTGGCATTATCGGGACATAGTGAAATATTGAATCATCCTACAGTTATAAGTATCGCCGCAGGAAGTCCGGGGAAAGCCATTGAAGCATACGAGCAAATGCAGAATATTCCCTTAGATTTACTGCGCTCCTGTAGTCAACCGCCCAAAACTTACCGTTCTGCATTGGAATTAGCAAAACAAATTGATAAAGCATTAGATAATGAAGCCCAATTATGGTTAGTTGATTATTTGCAACAGTCATATTGGCAGAATTTGCGACAACCAATAATTATTCAACAGCTTGAAAAAACCCGTAAATCTTTGCTTTGTTATGCTCAACCACGTTTAGTTTGGGAGTGTATGTTTTTGTCGTTGGTGGTTAGCAGGTAG
- a CDS encoding TetR/AcrR family transcriptional regulator — protein sequence MSIRHRMVENKENIKLGRKDWIEQGLKVLGESGVEALRVEPLAKLMNVTKGSFYWHFKNRQELLDALLQQWVNSQTEGIIQQVDEKDGDAETKLMHLFELAIEDDGKVENAIRAWATNDVKAASILESVDLHRLEYTRDLFVQVGFTGIDAMVRARMAYYTLVVGEFTVGTRMNQNQRLLEARLQHTILTRRN from the coding sequence ATGTCAATACGCCACCGTATGGTAGAAAATAAAGAAAATATAAAGCTGGGAAGGAAAGATTGGATTGAGCAAGGATTAAAAGTTTTAGGAGAAAGTGGTGTAGAAGCGTTACGAGTTGAACCCCTGGCGAAATTGATGAATGTAACCAAAGGTAGCTTTTATTGGCATTTTAAAAATCGCCAAGAATTGCTAGACGCACTTTTGCAACAATGGGTGAATAGTCAAACAGAAGGCATTATTCAGCAAGTAGATGAGAAAGATGGTGATGCCGAAACCAAGCTAATGCATTTATTTGAACTGGCAATTGAGGATGATGGGAAAGTCGAAAATGCCATCCGAGCTTGGGCTACGAACGATGTAAAAGCTGCCAGTATTCTAGAATCAGTTGACTTACATCGTTTGGAGTATACGCGAGATTTATTTGTACAAGTTGGATTTACTGGAATTGATGCAATGGTACGTGCCCGAATGGCTTATTATACGTTGGTAGTTGGTGAATTTACTGTAGGCACGCGAATGAATCAAAATCAGCGGTTGCTTGAAGCGAGATTGCAGCATACTATTCTTACCCGTCGGAATTGA
- a CDS encoding excalibur calcium-binding domain-containing protein, which yields MNKKFIFTLIALTVAGCGTSTSSKKAIESPQLQEPIAETTPVSRIVPEVTPLLIPTLQAVPELDPTNKSVAQLTKPLPTETLQAVPTANPVAESAQKAANSAQKIEQAAKSTNNSDKPVSIDKLVANINSKIGCGKVNENYKIKVATIAIANYNPQSLQGLSRKQIRQAVKQSIADYPERAEGLVAEYRSQNCTVAQNPTAATSNQVIPSPQLNSCKQLKAQGIKDINVTTNPWAKRFDRDNDGIACESK from the coding sequence GTGAATAAAAAATTTATATTTACCTTAATCGCTTTGACTGTAGCGGGTTGTGGAACTTCGACTTCTAGCAAAAAAGCAATCGAATCACCTCAATTACAAGAGCCAATAGCGGAAACTACTCCTGTATCTCGAATCGTGCCTGAAGTCACACCATTATTAATACCAACTTTACAAGCGGTACCCGAACTCGATCCAACAAACAAATCTGTTGCACAATTAACTAAACCATTACCAACCGAAACTTTACAAGCAGTACCTACAGCAAATCCGGTGGCTGAATCTGCCCAAAAAGCAGCCAATTCAGCCCAGAAAATTGAACAAGCAGCTAAATCCACGAATAATTCTGACAAACCGGTATCTATTGATAAGTTAGTTGCAAATATTAACAGTAAAATTGGCTGCGGCAAGGTAAACGAAAACTATAAAATTAAAGTCGCAACAATTGCGATCGCAAACTACAATCCTCAGAGTTTACAGGGCTTGAGCAGAAAGCAAATTAGGCAAGCAGTCAAACAAAGTATTGCCGATTATCCCGAGAGAGCAGAAGGTTTGGTTGCAGAGTATAGAAGTCAAAACTGTACCGTTGCACAGAACCCCACAGCAGCCACTTCTAATCAGGTTATTCCCTCTCCTCAACTCAATAGCTGCAAGCAGTTAAAAGCGCAAGGCATAAAAGATATTAATGTTACAACTAATCCTTGGGCTAAGAGGTTTGATAGAGATAATGATGGCATCGCTTGCGAATCAAAGTAA
- a CDS encoding CARDB domain-containing protein — translation MFKLSLKTLAIGTLIAASTITSTTAQVPLLKPVEKKIQVNPGINPTINPNIKFAFLPDLIIEKASIRLAANCRVNKPALYVNAIVKNIGRAKSPKRMDVGIVSARDASTGWGNGKGIPTLNPGAKTTVTFPIYYLKSKPQSMLGKHTFELTVNKGRFIKESNFKNNTYKAVSINVPAGHCNVQPPAKVKKINADLIARLIKGAVNGTELHLHNRGKKSGDSYHKKNASYIKLSNLLGGTKQAFNIPETKIDAGAYGWLRYYVNDINLSSFDIKRDGNRFKLSLFFESNGTELKGYHTARFVDFGDKGAPDIQMNNMRLDVYLTPTKDSRGRLTYGQVGVKFDAKIQAGGVCNFKTVNFCGSSYKRRIAKGIEDGVRAQLNNSTTRNKLAAAFAPQLNRFGIGKIVRVRIQGSYLVIEHQAR, via the coding sequence ATGTTTAAACTTTCTCTAAAAACATTAGCTATCGGTACATTAATAGCCGCTTCTACAATTACTTCTACAACTGCACAAGTACCATTATTAAAACCTGTTGAAAAGAAAATACAGGTAAACCCCGGTATAAATCCAACTATAAATCCTAATATTAAATTTGCTTTTTTACCAGATTTAATCATAGAAAAAGCTAGCATCCGTCTTGCTGCTAACTGTAGGGTTAATAAACCGGCTCTATACGTGAATGCAATAGTTAAAAATATTGGACGAGCAAAAAGCCCAAAACGTATGGATGTCGGTATTGTTAGCGCCAGAGATGCAAGCACGGGCTGGGGCAATGGTAAAGGTATTCCTACCCTCAACCCCGGAGCTAAAACTACGGTAACTTTTCCTATCTACTATCTAAAAAGCAAGCCTCAATCGATGTTAGGAAAACATACTTTTGAGTTAACTGTTAATAAAGGTCGTTTCATAAAAGAATCTAATTTCAAAAACAACACTTATAAAGCGGTTTCTATTAACGTACCTGCCGGACATTGTAACGTTCAGCCTCCTGCAAAAGTAAAAAAAATTAATGCCGATTTAATCGCTAGATTAATTAAAGGTGCTGTGAATGGAACCGAACTTCATTTACACAATCGCGGAAAGAAAAGTGGTGATAGTTATCACAAAAAAAATGCTTCTTATATTAAATTAAGTAATTTACTCGGTGGAACAAAACAAGCATTTAATATCCCCGAAACCAAAATTGATGCCGGTGCTTACGGATGGTTGAGATATTACGTCAATGACATCAACCTTTCAAGCTTTGATATTAAAAGAGACGGCAATAGATTCAAACTTAGTTTATTCTTTGAAAGCAACGGCACCGAATTAAAAGGATATCACACCGCTAGATTTGTTGACTTTGGCGATAAAGGTGCCCCAGATATACAGATGAACAATATGCGTTTGGATGTATATCTAACACCAACCAAAGATAGCCGAGGACGTTTGACTTACGGTCAGGTTGGCGTAAAATTTGATGCTAAAATCCAAGCTGGCGGCGTTTGTAATTTCAAGACAGTCAATTTCTGCGGTAGTAGTTACAAAAGACGTATTGCTAAAGGCATTGAAGATGGAGTCCGCGCTCAATTAAATAACTCAACTACTCGCAATAAATTAGCCGCAGCATTTGCACCCCAACTAAATAGATTCGGTATCGGTAAAATTGTTCGCGTTCGTATTCAAGGTTCATATTTAGTGATTGAACATCAAGCTCGATAA